One genomic window of Nisaea sp. includes the following:
- a CDS encoding DMT family transporter, producing MFAAFTRLPVPVKATLLMSTAMVFFTSMGIFIRLASENLHVLEVVFFRNFLAVVLMAPWIMGYGFSALKTDKYSLYSLRAVINLVAMAAGFAAITMIPLAEATALGFTAPLFATIGAVLVLGEVIRARRVAALAAGFVGMLLVLRPGMEAMSIGALLALGNAFGIAITALVVKKLTATERPEAIVLWMVLLQSPLSLVPALFVWTWPDPMTWLWLFCLAGAGTAGHVCWTRACGLAEITQLQPLEFIKLPLIAVVGYLLFGEEPTVWVWLGGAVIFCSTAYISHREALLARRSARKKGG from the coding sequence ATGTTCGCCGCCTTCACAAGATTGCCGGTACCGGTCAAGGCGACGCTGCTGATGAGCACCGCGATGGTTTTCTTCACCTCGATGGGAATTTTCATCCGGCTTGCGTCGGAGAATCTGCACGTTCTCGAGGTCGTGTTCTTTCGCAATTTTCTCGCCGTTGTGCTGATGGCTCCCTGGATCATGGGGTACGGCTTTTCCGCGCTGAAAACGGACAAATACAGTCTTTACAGTTTGCGTGCGGTCATCAATCTGGTGGCTATGGCGGCGGGGTTTGCCGCGATCACCATGATCCCGCTTGCCGAGGCGACGGCGCTCGGATTCACGGCGCCATTGTTTGCCACCATCGGCGCCGTTCTGGTGCTTGGCGAGGTGATCAGGGCCCGCCGCGTCGCCGCCCTTGCCGCCGGTTTTGTCGGCATGCTGCTGGTGTTGCGGCCCGGTATGGAGGCGATGTCGATCGGTGCGCTGCTTGCGCTTGGCAACGCATTCGGGATCGCGATCACGGCGCTGGTCGTGAAGAAGCTGACGGCAACGGAACGGCCGGAAGCGATCGTGCTCTGGATGGTGTTGCTGCAGAGCCCGCTTTCACTGGTCCCGGCATTGTTCGTCTGGACCTGGCCCGATCCGATGACCTGGCTCTGGCTGTTCTGTCTGGCGGGTGCCGGGACAGCCGGTCACGTTTGCTGGACCCGGGCCTGCGGTCTGGCCGAAATCACCCAGCTGCAGCCGCTCGAATTCATCAAGCTGCCGCTTATTGCGGTGGTGGGATATCTGCTGTTTGGCGAAGAGCCGACCGTTTGGGTCTGGCTCGGCGGTGCAGTGATTTTCTGTTC
- a CDS encoding YdcH family protein — translation MSHVPHELADEFPDAAEKIHELKLNNAHFAKIADAYHEVNREIHRIEAEIETTSDAYAEEMKKKRLALKDEIAGFLTA, via the coding sequence ATGTCCCACGTCCCCCACGAGCTCGCGGATGAATTTCCGGATGCGGCCGAGAAGATCCATGAGCTGAAGCTCAACAACGCCCATTTTGCCAAAATCGCGGACGCATATCATGAAGTGAACCGCGAAATTCACCGGATCGAAGCGGAAATCGAGACCACATCCGATGCCTATGCCGAGGAGATGAAGAAGAAGCGGCTGGCCCTCAAGGATGAGATTGCGGGTTTCCTGACCGCTTGA